A genomic stretch from Ooceraea biroi isolate clonal line C1 chromosome 3, Obir_v5.4, whole genome shotgun sequence includes:
- the LOC105284394 gene encoding c-Myc-binding protein isoform X1, producing the protein MADWQSVGGKREEFRRYLEKCGVMDALTRILVSLYEETEKPADALDYIRKNLGSIIEDDPSEVDNLKKELEESKAKIVELKSKLLKYEPEEVKVD; encoded by the exons ATGGCTGATTGGCAG TCGGTGGGAGGCAAGCGAGAGGAGTTCCGCAGGTACCTAGAGAAGTGTGGCGTGATGGACGCCCTCACGAGGATCCTCGTATCACTGTACGAGGAAACCGAGAAGCCAGCTGACGCCTTGGA TTACATACGCAAGAACCTTGGAAGCATCATCGAAGATGATCCATCAGAGGTCGACAATCTGAAGAAGGAGCTAGAGGAGTCCAAAGCCAAGATCGTCGAACTGAAGTCGAAGCTGCTCAAGTACGAGCCAGAGGAGGTGAAGGTGGACTAA
- the LOC105284394 gene encoding c-Myc-binding protein isoform X2 has translation MSVGGKREEFRRYLEKCGVMDALTRILVSLYEETEKPADALDYIRKNLGSIIEDDPSEVDNLKKELEESKAKIVELKSKLLKYEPEEVKVD, from the exons TCGGTGGGAGGCAAGCGAGAGGAGTTCCGCAGGTACCTAGAGAAGTGTGGCGTGATGGACGCCCTCACGAGGATCCTCGTATCACTGTACGAGGAAACCGAGAAGCCAGCTGACGCCTTGGA TTACATACGCAAGAACCTTGGAAGCATCATCGAAGATGATCCATCAGAGGTCGACAATCTGAAGAAGGAGCTAGAGGAGTCCAAAGCCAAGATCGTCGAACTGAAGTCGAAGCTGCTCAAGTACGAGCCAGAGGAGGTGAAGGTGGACTAA